TGGCGCCGGTGAGACCGAGGCGTCCGTCGAACCACGGCTGCCGTTCGATCCATCGGACGGTGGCGGATCCGTCGGCGGCTTCCTGGAAGTAGGAGGTGCTGGTTCGGGTGGACTGCACCAGGCAGGCGTATCCGTGAGTGGCCCAGGCGATCACTTCGCCCAGGTAGAAGTCGACCACGGCCGGCGGGAAGGAGGCCGGGTCGTAGGGCGAGCGGATGAGCACGGCGGGCACCTTGCCTGCTCCGGCCGGGAGCGCGAGGATCCCGTTGAGCTCGAAGCCGTCGTCGGCGGCGACGATGACTCCGTCGGTGAGTTCGACGGCGTGCGGGCCCAGGGGTCCGTACTGCCGCTCGATTGCTTGCCGCCGGTGCTGGTCAACGGTTGTGGTGCTCACAAGACCCTCCTAGTGGTGGCGGACGGTTGCGGTCTGTCGATGCCGGCGCGCGGCGGCACGGCGTCGGAGGCCGCAGTGCACTGCTGCGAGGATGCCTGCCTGTCGCGATCCTCGAGCCCGCCACCGGGTGCGGTGACAGCCCGCTTTCGAATGCTGACGCGCGGACAGCGGGCGGCACTGGGTAGGGCCACTCCTCCGTGACGTACTCCAGTGGTGGGTCGTCATGACTCCGACATCATGGTGAAGACGAGTTTTCCGGTTCCGGGGGCGCGGTTGCGTTCGAGTTCCGTCAGTGCCGGTATCGCCTTGTCGAGCGGTACCGTCTGGCTGATGAGCGGACGTAGGACGCCGTCCTTGGCGAGCCGTGCGATCTCTTCGACGTCCTGCAGGTTGGCCTTGCCTATCACCACCTGGTACGAGCGGCTCAGAGCGCTGCGAACGAATTTCGCGGGCGTCGGCACGATGTCGATGATCCGGCCGCCGGGCTTCAGCAATGTGCGGGACGTCGCGATCGGTAGCTTGCCGGCCGTGTCGAAGACGATGTCGAACCGTCCGCGTAGTTTCTGCGCATCGAAGTCGAAGCCGACGGCCGGCGAGACGCCGAGGTCGTGCGCGTCCTGCCACGCACTCTCGCGGCAACTGCCGCTCACGGTGGCACCGGCGGCTAGGGCGATCTGCGCTGCCGACCGGCCGACCGCACCGAGCACGCCGGCGACGAAGACCGCCTGCCCCGATTGCAGCTCGGCCCTCTTCAGGCCCTGATAAGCAGTGCCGCCCGCGATGCCGAGCGTGGCGGCCTGCTCCCAGGACAGGTTCGCTGGTTTGTGCACGACGTCCGTCTCTTCGGCGACCACCATGTCGGCGAACGCTCCGGCCGCTTTGAGGCTCGTCACCCCCAGCACCTCGTCGCCGGGACGCAGCCGGGTGACGCCGTCGCCGACCGCCTCGACCACGCCCGAAAAATCGTGCCCCAGCCCGCGCGGGAACTTCCGGCCGGTCAAGGATTTCAGCCGGCCATGGCGTATCCCGATATCCATCGGGTTCACCCCTGCCGCCCGTACGCGGACCAGAACCTGCCCGGGTCCTGGTCGCGGCGGCTGCCACTCCTCCAGTCGCAGCACTTCGGGGCCGCCGTACCGGTGGTACTGGATGCGCCTCATCAAAACCTCCACGAGGTGATGTCTCCGGGAGACATCACATTAGCCGATGATGTCTCTCAGTGCCATCCCTTGGGTGCCGAGGAGGAAGGGAGAGGCGACTCACAGGCTGTGTCCCGCCGAGGAAGCGGCCCCACGGCGACATGACCAGCCGGCTCGCCGCGACGGGGTATTGGAAGAGCTGAGCACGTCCCGGCGAACAGGCACCGGCACCGGCGCCGGCGTCGGCACCGGTACCGGTACCGGCAAGCTCAGCGAGGAACGTCGAGCGCACGCAGCTCAGCAAGCACCTCTGCGGCGATGACCGACAACGATCGCGACTCGCCGTCCGCCAACCACTGCGTGAGCGCAACGGTGAAGACGACCGAGGCGCACTCGGCCGCCAAGGTCGCCGCAGGCTCGCCGATCCCTCTGCGCGCCAAGGCCGCGCCCATCGCGCGGGCCAGGGCGGCGTATTTCTCCCGCTGGCGCTCGAGCAACGACGCGTCCGAGTCGATGATCGCCTGACGGGCCCGCACCCGGTCCCGCGGCATGTCCACGAAGACGTCACTCGCCCGATCCAGGGCCAGCCCGATCAGCGACAGCGGCGAAAGTCCCTCCGGCGCCTCGTCGACGGCGCTGACCAGCGCCCGCTCCAATGCCGCCTCCCCGGCGAACAACACGTCACGTTTGTCGGGAAAATGCCGGAAGAACGTACGCCGGGTCAGCCCCGCGGCCGCCGCGATCTCCGCCGCCGTCGTCTGGTCGAACCCCTGGCGAGCGAACAGCTCGACCGCGGCCTCCCGGAGCCGTCCTGCCGCTCCAGGTTCCCAGCGCGCCATGTCTCTCCTGCACCTCGACCGAAATGTCACCCGGAGACATCGTACGTCGATGCTTTGATGCGGCAGCGGGAGCTCGGGTGCCCCCGCTGGTCAGGGGGTGGTTTCGGGGAGGAAGACGACCATCGTGGTCATAAGCTTTTGCGAGGACGATCAAGGATGGGGTGGCCGCGGAGGCGTGGGCCCCGCCCGCGCGGGAGCACCTGGAGCGGGACCTGCTGGCGTCGTGATGCTTCTCCTGCGTGCGCTCGGTCGCCTCCACCAGGCCCGCGTGCGCGTCGGAGACCACGAGCTGGACCTCGGTGAGGCCGGGGGCGATCAGTGAGCGCAGGAAGGCCGGCCGGCCTTGTGGCGGGTTGCTTCGGGCGAGGCGGGACTGCATCGGGCCGACCGGATCCTTGAGTTTCGCCCGCCCGGGGCCAATGGGTGAGGTCCGCCGGCCGGTGGAGAGGGGGTGAGGTGTGGGCCGCCGCTACGTCGTCGATCGGCTCGTGTCGGGGTCGACCAGCCAGGCGACGAGGGTGCGCCAGCGGTCGGGCTGGTCGGTGTCGCGTGGTCCGACGAGGTAGATCTCCTCCACGAGGTCCTGGGAGCGCAGGCCGTTGCGCGCGGCGAAGGAGCCCACCGCGCTGTAGGTGAGGTCGAGGTCGTCGTGCGGGCCGGAGTGGGTGGCGACGGCGGCGACCCGCTGGGGCAGTTGGAGCGGCTTCACGGTGGACGGTCCTCCTGGTGGCAGCGAGACCTCGGCGGGGAGATAGACGGTGGCGCGGCCGTGCCCGTCGGTGAAGAGGCTGTGCTGGTAGCGGCCGCCCGGAGGGAGCACCGGGCGTCCGCCGGCCGCTGCGTCCAGGTCGTTCATGGCGTCGTCGTACCAGCTCAGGTCGGCTCCGGATGGGACGTCGAGGGTCACCGCGAGGACGCGTTGCGGCGGAAGGACCTCAAGGCTCACGGTTCGCTCGGCCTGCGGATCGAGGAGTTCCCGGAGTGCCTGGACCGTTCGCTGGGTTCGGCCGAGCCGGTCTTCGAGCCGGCGGAGATGCGCAGCGACGATCTGCTGCCCCGCACGATGGCCTTCCTCGTCCGCGCCGCCGGACTCCGTTTGGAGGAAGCTGCGGAGGTCGGCCAGCGGGAGGTCGAGTTCTCGCAGCCGCCTGATGGTCAGTGCCGGCCGGACCTGTGCGGGGGTGTAGTAGCGGTAGCCCGTGGCCGGGTCGACCTGTGCGGGGGCGAGGAGGCCCTGCTCGTGATAGCGGCGCAGCGTGCGGATACTCAGGTGGGTGATCCGGGAGAACTCTCCGATTGTCCATCGCTCCACCACGCCATCCTCCTCCTCGTCGTCGTACATTTCCGGACCGGCTGGGGCCTGGCTTCAGGGTGTGATGTCCAACAGTGTGATCCTCCCCTGTGCGTCGCGTTCGAAGGTGAAGCGGAGGGTGACCGGGCTGCCGGGGAAGTCGCCGGAGACCTCCGCGACGGCCTGACACGTGGCGGCCGTCCCGGTGACTCCGCGAAGGTGGTAGCGCACCGGCGGGACGGCGGTGCGCCAGCGGCGTACGGCGGTAAGCCCGTGATAGCTGTGACCGTCGTCGTGGATGACGATGTCGTCGTCGAAGAGCGCGAAGTAGCGCTCGCGGTCGGGGGCGATCGCCGCGGCGAAGTACTCTTCGGCGAACTCCTGGACGTCCTGCATGTTCTTCTCCAATGGTGAGGTGCGGGGTCGGCTCAGAGGGCCGGCTCCGAGGGGCGGCTCAGAGGGTCGGCTCGGCTCAGAGGGTGCGGATGGTGCCGCCGTCGATGACGTGTTCGGCGCCGGTGACCGCACTCGCCCGGTCCGAGACCAGGAAGGCGATCAGCTTGGCCACCTCTTCCGGCTCGGCGGGCCGCCCCAGCGGGATACCGCCGAGGACCTGCATCAGGTCCTCGAGAGCGGCCTCGCGGGAGATGCCGCCCTCGCTCATCCGGCGGGCGAGGAGGAGCTCGGCACCGTCGGTGCGGATGAAGCCGGGGGCGACCGAGTTGACCCGGACACCTCTCGGCGCGAGCTCGTTCGCCAGGCCTTTGCTGTAGGCGGCCAGGGCACTCTTGGCCGCCGCGTACGCCAGCGTCGAGTCGTGCAGCGGCATCCGGCGCTGGATCGAGGTCACGTGCACCACGGCGCCCGATCCGCGTGAGGTCATCCCGGGGACCAGCGCGCGATCCAGCCGGACCGCCGAGAACAAGTTGAGGGCAAGCTCCTGCGCCCACGCTCCGTCGTCCAGAGCCGCGTACCCGCCGGCCGGGGCGCGGGAGCCGCCCACGACATCCACCAGGATGTCCGGGACACCCAGGAGCTCGGCCACTGCCGCGGCCGCCGACGCGACGCCCTCGGGGGTGCTCAGGTCGGCCTGGACGAAGCGGGGGTCGGCTGTCTCCGGCGGCGTACGGGCGATGGTGACCACCTCCGCCCCGGCGTCTCGGAGCCGGCGTGCTGTCGCCAGCCCGGTTCCCTTGCTGCCGCCCGCCACCACGGCGCGACGTCCATCGAGATCATTGCTGCTCATGGCTGCGACCTTGGACCCTCCCGCGGGGGGAGGGTCAAGATGGCCGAGGCCGTGTCCTGCCTACGGTGTCCCAGAGCTCCTCCGAGTACGAGGCCTGCGGCCGGAACGCCGGAGGCGACCCGCAGCGCCGATCCGCCCCCGCCCCCGGCGCCCGCCCCCGCCCCCGCCCCCGGCGCCCGATCCGGCATGTCC
This DNA window, taken from Phaeacidiphilus oryzae TH49, encodes the following:
- a CDS encoding NADP-dependent oxidoreductase, which encodes MRRIQYHRYGGPEVLRLEEWQPPRPGPGQVLVRVRAAGVNPMDIGIRHGRLKSLTGRKFPRGLGHDFSGVVEAVGDGVTRLRPGDEVLGVTSLKAAGAFADMVVAEETDVVHKPANLSWEQAATLGIAGGTAYQGLKRAELQSGQAVFVAGVLGAVGRSAAQIALAAGATVSGSCRESAWQDAHDLGVSPAVGFDFDAQKLRGRFDIVFDTAGKLPIATSRTLLKPGGRIIDIVPTPAKFVRSALSRSYQVVIGKANLQDVEEIARLAKDGVLRPLISQTVPLDKAIPALTELERNRAPGTGKLVFTMMSES
- a CDS encoding nuclear transport factor 2 family protein, encoding MQDVQEFAEEYFAAAIAPDRERYFALFDDDIVIHDDGHSYHGLTAVRRWRTAVPPVRYHLRGVTGTAATCQAVAEVSGDFPGSPVTLRFTFERDAQGRITLLDITP
- a CDS encoding MerR family transcriptional regulator; its protein translation is MERWTIGEFSRITHLSIRTLRRYHEQGLLAPAQVDPATGYRYYTPAQVRPALTIRRLRELDLPLADLRSFLQTESGGADEEGHRAGQQIVAAHLRRLEDRLGRTQRTVQALRELLDPQAERTVSLEVLPPQRVLAVTLDVPSGADLSWYDDAMNDLDAAAGGRPVLPPGGRYQHSLFTDGHGRATVYLPAEVSLPPGGPSTVKPLQLPQRVAAVATHSGPHDDLDLTYSAVGSFAARNGLRSQDLVEEIYLVGPRDTDQPDRWRTLVAWLVDPDTSRSTT
- a CDS encoding SDR family oxidoreductase, with amino-acid sequence MSSNDLDGRRAVVAGGSKGTGLATARRLRDAGAEVVTIARTPPETADPRFVQADLSTPEGVASAAAAVAELLGVPDILVDVVGGSRAPAGGYAALDDGAWAQELALNLFSAVRLDRALVPGMTSRGSGAVVHVTSIQRRMPLHDSTLAYAAAKSALAAYSKGLANELAPRGVRVNSVAPGFIRTDGAELLLARRMSEGGISREAALEDLMQVLGGIPLGRPAEPEEVAKLIAFLVSDRASAVTGAEHVIDGGTIRTL
- a CDS encoding TetR family transcriptional regulator — protein: MARWEPGAAGRLREAAVELFARQGFDQTTAAEIAAAAGLTRRTFFRHFPDKRDVLFAGEAALERALVSAVDEAPEGLSPLSLIGLALDRASDVFVDMPRDRVRARQAIIDSDASLLERQREKYAALARAMGAALARRGIGEPAATLAAECASVVFTVALTQWLADGESRSLSVIAAEVLAELRALDVPR